The following nucleotide sequence is from Sebaldella sp. S0638.
TTCCTCTACCTGTGATTCTAAATTTAAATGGTCTATTATACCACCGCCTACAACAGCCAGTACTAATCCCACCAAAACATATACAAACGCTATCTTAAATCCAAAAAATGACATTAATAACAGAAAACTTCCAAGATCTACTAACGGTGAAGAAATTAAAAATGAAAAAGTAGTTCCTAACGGTAACCCTGAAGCTGTAAATCCTATAAATATAGGAATGCTTGAACAGCTGCAGAAAGGTGTTATCGTTCCTAATAAAGCTCCTACTATTCTACCTTTAATTCCTTTCATATTTCCCAATAATTTTTTAGTTCTCTCAGGCGGAAAATAGCTTTGTATATAAGAAATTCCATATATTAACAATGTTAATAATATAAATATTTTTATAGTATCAAATATAAAAAACTGAATACTCCCGCCTATTTGAGATGTTAAATCAAGTCTTAATAATTTTTGTACTATAAATCCAGACAAATCATTTAACCAAGTCATTTTAAAAAAAATATCCATTATAGAATTAAATCCTTTTATAAACATTTCCATATTTTTCTCCATTCTTTATATTCGCTAAACCGGTTATACAAATAATATCATAAATTAAAATATATTGTCAATACTTTTTTATTATAAAAAAAGAACCTTTAATCAGGCTCTTTCTCATTATTTTCTAATTTATCAATTCTTGTATTAAGCTCTTTCAATTCATTTACTATTTCTCTCATTGACTCCTTAAATGTCTCAAAAGTCCTCATATCCTTCCATATAAAATAACTTAATACTATTCCTAATATTCCAAATTCTGTTAATTTTGTTAATTCCATTGAACGGAACTCCTCTCGATTTTATTCTGCTTCTATGCTGCTCTTATTTCTTTTAAATATTATATTTATAATATATTTTATTATGTTTGCAGGAATAAACTTTAATATAGTGTCTTTGTAAAAACTCTGTTTCATTACCCAATTAAGGGCAAAATTTAACTTTTCTTCCCCTTTTAGAAACTCCTGCAGCTCTGCCTTTATACTTCCTGCAAGTGCCAATACTTCAAGTTTTCTATAAGTCCATAAAAACCAACCTAAAACCAATACCCCTATTATAATTCCTGTATTTAATATAGGGTTACTCATGTATATCCCTATTATTCCTTTAATTATTCCCATTCTTATCTCCTCCTATAATTCTATTTTTAAAATGCCTAGCGATCTTCCAGCCTTATCGAACACTTCTATTTCTTTTATATTTTTTTCTACTGTTGTTCCCTGTTCCGCCTTCTGTTTTGTTATCTCTGCTGCAATATCGTTTTTAAACTGGTTCCAACGTGGCAATATGATATGCGGACAATATTTACCACTCCAGTCCTTATGTGTTTTCAGCTTTTCAATTCCCCAGCCTTTCTGAATTAATAAGCTAGCGACCAATTCAATAGCATTTTTTTCAGCTGCAAGTCCTGCGCTGTCGCATATTTCTATGCCAATGCTTGTGTTGTTTCCTGCACTTGTTCCTGCATGATAGGCTACTTCTGAAATTGGTATTGCCTCTATTGCTTCCTTGCCGCCAATTACAATGTGCCAGCCTGTTGCATTTGTATTCTCCGGGTTTTCTAGGTATCTTCTTTCACTATCTGCCGTACTCTTTGGATTGCCTGTGTTATGAATTGTAATATATTGACAATCCAGCTTTTTCCCTGTTCTCTTTTTGTTAATTGGCAGGTGTTTTTTTATTATTTGACTATATTTCATTTCCATCTCTCCTTTTCTACTTTAACCCCATTACCCTTATACTTTCATAATTCGACGTGTAATTTCTTGTAAATGTTAGCTTATTTGTAACTGAATCTATCCTTGCGAATGGTATTCCATCTCCATTCGTATCCAATCTTCCATCAGTTAATATGACCGGATAATCAGTGGCAGCACTAGAAATTAATAATGCTCTTGGCACTATACAATAACTCCTGTTATTATCTAGCTCAATAGATATCCAGTGATATTCCTCTGGAATAACAACGTTTAAATCTAAAATAAATTGCTGCTGTCCTGTCATTTGTACCGGTGCCAGATTATCTTCCTCATATATTAACTCAAGTCCACCGCCTTTATTGCTGCAACATTCTGCTTTGCACTCTGCTATTCTGTCCTCTACATCCTTAATCGTTGCAAAAACCACAGTACCATCAATATTTATATTTATTTCTCCCTGGTCTATCACTGTTATTATTTCAAATATTTCCTCCAGTAAATATTGTGCTGTTTCCGCTGGAAAAAAGTCCGCATCTGTAC
It contains:
- a CDS encoding N-acetylmuramoyl-L-alanine amidase family protein — its product is MKYSQIIKKHLPINKKRTGKKLDCQYITIHNTGNPKSTADSERRYLENPENTNATGWHIVIGGKEAIEAIPISEVAYHAGTSAGNNTSIGIEICDSAGLAAEKNAIELVASLLIQKGWGIEKLKTHKDWSGKYCPHIILPRWNQFKNDIAAEITKQKAEQGTTVEKNIKEIEVFDKAGRSLGILKIEL
- a CDS encoding phage tail protein, which translates into the protein MSNFIGTVLTNEGKKLLGKVLGGEKLTFTRVCVGDGDVPEENIKDLTDLASYKLTLPITTIQDLGNGTVKIRSTITNRGLATGFFIRELGLYAKGEEGTEVLYAYTKSTDADFFPAETAQYLLEEIFEIITVIDQGEININIDGTVVFATIKDVEDRIAECKAECCSNKGGGLELIYEEDNLAPVQMTGQQQFILDLNVVIPEEYHWISIELDNNRSYCIVPRALLISSAATDYPVILTDGRLDTNGDGIPFARIDSVTNKLTFTRNYTSNYESIRVMGLK
- a CDS encoding permease; this encodes MEMFIKGFNSIMDIFFKMTWLNDLSGFIVQKLLRLDLTSQIGGSIQFFIFDTIKIFILLTLLIYGISYIQSYFPPERTKKLLGNMKGIKGRIVGALLGTITPFCSCSSIPIFIGFTASGLPLGTTFSFLISSPLVDLGSFLLLMSFFGFKIAFVYVLVGLVLAVVGGGIIDHLNLESQVEEYVREMPDVDGELETMTKRKRHEFAKEQVKDIFKKVWPYVIIGVGIGALIHNWIPQELIENLIGNNNKFAVLISTILGMPMYADIFGTIPIAEALFLKGVGIGTILSFMMAVTALSLPSVIMLSKVVKPKLLTIFVLIVGIGIIIIGYSFNFFGYMFI